The Oncorhynchus masou masou isolate Uvic2021 chromosome 8, UVic_Omas_1.1, whole genome shotgun sequence genome has a window encoding:
- the LOC135544341 gene encoding lysine-specific demethylase 6B-like, which translates to MYHPAEQYSGRNTRDSYPAGGPSRGTWALVNSRLWGPPNRFNGGINQSHHLNKIYSDRGGRPPFHAQGRGPQQDQRLAPRPWDQKDQAYETHGWHQDSPRSFHNHGRNQAGPEEPFTSWDSYKTQPTRYGGPHQHHLPRDPPRDLGSPAERWAPSDRSRAFPGRMMDQELGPWKRPASHHHNHHRDQLPHRSRPSQHPPPPREDCHAKRSRSSCPEQPSHRGSMHLPGPGQHQSPPHYPPSEQGFWKQSYDRPGPRTHADRRSLSIELQESTKSGLGILKYRTHHSTHSPVPQALFNGQDPPPSSYARHPSPHPSSPADRTGVPYSQHLHHQHPTSPPTVSQHSPPAPRSHRQQRDQTPSQPSATELPHRNSNHRDGCCTTLSFSSPSGLSSSTTPSKASGKKDPPPNQRSPDIGTDTPHKRGPRTPSPSPTPPPLSASPTWLGSGAQRLEMKPSRASEPQTPPSSPTVNSTRPTGNRPELQPHRHKQTERKHKERRAEIGEEGKREQKRKMEERTRRKEKEEKSGDGVKNKTHKGEEGRDKVERKKKEEERKTEKREKSLRDKKMEKAERGSSKSLCKSSLPPSVCPSSPKSGSKVPGTPGKPGQLSQTPSTPGKHIHREKAQERGGKSHEHSSPNSSETIPLVGPPAARPSQPTPSPHPSKHKKSERGGTLNKSNPTQPKFPVKDSPLPACPPLTTTHTTTTNNNISTNMTNKTCNTSPQPTSPSTYSKCSPGRKADLTPSTLSSKTPAAPPMAGSGGSIQIQTETWGVSPEGGVLRAPDLQPAAGVGSVEEMGDNPPASPPVLSWQGSPASALSEEDEEEGGVMRRPVLQPSPTHGPPLSPPHRNSEGPNEKAEGVGEGRGADDLRHSDLAKLYGLPDTPNEEEEEEEEDSGGDTSPSSLPPRRPHLHQTGVADVFKSLASFLGGQRYTYRGGPFGRPPPSSMGGVKYSSSLAMDPETNCQDQQNPSPTSNSTTPPRLTSESSTHTTSDPLSKPRPPLNLDQPQLSVGERTKQKHARLEEILNERKKEKTKGVDSGETAGSLSAEFRLTTTHRLPTTTKEERGQREARRQTDRKREPSGADGNRDGEGKRKRRKQDNSISSHQRSGGNEKKNVEEKCDRKSASITLSSSTPHPSRLAKQHKDTKKSRPIQGNLGLQSKDIQGQKDKTHTGNTEQGAQSTEMKNERHSEPQTKTSTPGSNPDILATASTTSFINTSSPSPTPADSAVPVRRTPCPLAAADFLKLKALSMGSPKELKIRLIKVESGNRETFIASEVEERRIPLREVSIRHTASEVVRSCKGAKVNGKFRESYLLPAFSVKPVLSTNTPIPREKLNPPTPSIYLESKRDAFSPVLLQFCTDPKNPVTVIRGLAGSLRLNLGLFSTKSLVEANAEHAVEVRTQVQQPADENWDATGSAQTWPCESSRSHTTIAKYAAYQASSFQESLQEEKDSEDEDEDEEKKTLSSDPSTNPASGTSKTSPTVVTSKATPTKVGPTPIANTLRPEAKSNGKIIKFGTNIDISDPKRWKPQLQELLKLPAFMRVEYNGNMLSHVGHTILGMNTVQLYMKVPGSRTPGHQENNNFCSVNINIGPGDCEWFAVHEHYWEHINNFCEKYGVDYLTGSWWPVLEDLYCSNIPVYRFIQRPGDLVWINAGSVHWVQAVGWCNNIAWNVGPLNSYQYQLALERFEWNEVKKVKSIVPMIHVTWNVARTIKITDQKTYKMVKHCLLQSIKHIQILRDQLVAAGKKISYQSRVKDEPAYYCNECDVEVFDLLFVTSESGSRKTYMVHCEDCARTVSKSPSLAGVVVLEQYCMEELMRTYDSICVTPSPCSK; encoded by the exons TATGGGGGTCCCCACCAGCACCATCTGCCCAGAGACCCCCCCAGAGACCTGGGCTCCCCTGCAGAGAGGTGGGCACCTTCAGATCGCTCCAGGGCCTTCCCGGGCAGGATGATGGACCAGGAACTAGGACCATGGAAGCGTCCGGCCTcccaccatcacaaccaccaccgTGACCAACTTCCACACCGCTCCCGACCCTCACAGCATCCCCCCCCTCCCAGGGAAGACTGCCATGCCAAAAGGAGCAGGAGCTCTTGTCCTGAGCAG CCCTCTCATCGTGGATCAATGCATCTACCTGGCCCAGGCCAGCACCAatcaccaccccactaccccccttCCGAACAAGGCTTCTGGAAACAATCATATGACAGACCTGGTCCTCGCACCCATGCTGACAGGAGGAGCTTGTCTATAGAGTTACAA GAATCCACCAAGTCAGGATTAGGGATTCTCAAATACAGAACACATCATTCTACCCATTCTCCAGTTCCCCAGGCCCTCTTCAATGGTCAAgacccccctccttcctcctatgCCCGCCACCCTtctcca CACCCCTCCTCACCAGCAGACCGCACCGGCGTGCCTTACAGCCAGCACCTCCACCACCAGCATCCCACATCACCCCCCACAGTATCTCAGCACAGCCCCCCAGCTCCACGCTCACACAGACAGCAAAGGGATCAGACCCCCTCCCAGCCCTCTGCTACAGAGCTTCCCCACCGCAACAGCAACCACAGAGATGGATGCTGCACCACCCTGAGCTTCTCCAGCCCCTCTGGCCTCTCCAGCTCCACCACTCCTAGTAAGGCCAGTGGGAAGAAAGATCCTCCTCCCAATCAGAGGAGCCCTGACATTGGCACTGACACACCCCACAAACGGGGACCAAGGACACCCTCGCCCAGTcccacacctccccctctctctgcctcccccacATGGCTAGGCTCAGGCGCTCAGAGGTTAGAGATGAAGCCTAGCAGGGCCTCAGAGCCTCAGACCCCACCCAGCTCTCCTACTGTCAACAGCACCAGACCTACTGGCAACAGGCCAGAGCTGCAGcctcacagacacaaacagacagagaggaaacataaggaaaggagagcagaaataggtgaggagggaaagagggaacagaagaggaagatggaggagaggacaaggagaaaGGAAAAAGAAGAGAAAAGTGGGGATGGGGTGAAGAATAAAACCCATAAAGGTGAAGAAGGGAGGGACAAAGTGGAAAGgaaaaagaaagaggaagagaggaagacagagaaaagggagaaGAGCCTTAGGGATAAAAAGATGGAAAAAGCAGAGAGGGGATCCTCAAAGTCCCTATGTAAatcatccctccctccgtcaGTATGTCCTTCCTCCCCTAAGTCTGGATCTAAGGTTCCAGGGACGCCAGGTAAGCCAGGCCAACTCTCCCAAACACCATCCACCCCTGGCaaacacatacacagggagaagGCCCAAGAAAGAGGTGGAAAGTCCCATGAGCACAGCTCTCCAAATAGCTCAGAGACAATCCCACTTGTTGGCCCGCCTGCAGCCCGTCCCAGTCAACCCACACCCTCCCCACATCCATCCAAACACAAAAAGTCAGAGAGGGGAGGGACCCTGAACAAGTCAAACCCAACTCAACCCAAATTCCCAGTCAAGGACTCACCACTACCAGCCTGTCCTCCACTCACTACCactcacactaccaccaccaacaacaacatcagcaCCAACATGACCAATAAGACCTGTAATACCAGTCCTCAGCCCACCAGCCCTTCAACATATTCTAAATGCAGCCCAGGGAGGAAGGCTGATTTGACCCCCTCCACACTCTCATCCAAAACCCCAGCAGCTCCCCCTATGGCTGGGTCAGGGGGATCCATCCAGATCCAGACAGAGACATGGGGTGTTAGTCCAGAAGGCGGGGTCCTGCGGGCCCCAGATCTCCAACCTGCGGCAGGGGTGGGCAGTGTGGAGGAGATGGGAGACAACCCCCCTGCCAGCCCCCCTGTTCTCAGTTGGCAAGGCTCCCCAGCATCAGCCCTGAGtgaggaagatgaagaggagggaggagtgatgaGGAGACCTGTCCTGCAGCCCAGCCCAACCCACGGCCCGCCCCTCTCACCCCCCCATAGGAACTCAGAGGGGCCCAATGAGAAGGCCGAGGGTGTCGGTGAGGGGAGGGGTGCTGACGACCTTCGCCATAGCGACCTGGCCAAGCTCTATGGCTTGCCTGATACTCccaatgaagaggaggaggaggaagaggaggacagtggTGGGGACACATCGCCCAGCTCTCTGCCTCCCCGTCGGCCACACCTTCACCAGACAGGAGTGGCTGATGTCTTCAAGTCTTTGGCCTCATTCCTGGGGGGCCAGAGGTACACCTATCGCGGCGGTCCGTTTGGGCGTCCTCCTCCTAGCTCCATGGGAGGAGTGAAGTACTCTTCATCCCTCGCCATGGATCCCGAAACCAATTGTCAGGACCAGCAGAACCCCTCCCCCACATCCAACTCCACCACGCCCCCAAGACTCACTAGCGAATCATCCACTCACACTACCTCAGATCCACTTTCCAAACCCCGGCCTCCTTTAAACCTCGACCAACCACAGCTCTCCGTGGGGGAGCGCACAAAACAGAAGCACGCGAGATTGGAGGAGATTCtgaatgagagaaagaaagagaagactAAGGGTGTAGACAGTGGGGAGACGGCCGGGTCTCTGAGCGCTGAGTTTAGACTGACCACCACACACCGGCTGCCTACCACCACCAAGGAGGAGCGGGGACAGAGGGAGgcacgcaggcagacagacagaaagagggagccAAGCGGTGCGGATGGAAACAGAGATGgggaagggaagaggaagagaagaaaacAAGATAACAGCATCAGCAGTCATCAGAGGAGTGGAGGAAATGAAAAGAAGAACGTGGAAGAAAAGTGTGACAGAAAGTCAGCCTCTATAACGCTGTCCTCATCTACACCTCACCCCAGTCGCCTAGCCAAGCAGCACAAAGACACTAAGAAGAGCCGTCCCATTCAGGGGAACCTTGGCCTCCAGAGCAAAGACATCCAGGGACAGAAAGACAAGACGCACACAGGAAACACTGAGCAGGGGGCACAATCAACAGAGATGAAGAATGAGAGGCACAGTGAGCCTCAAACCAAAACGTCCACACCAGGCAGCAACCCAGACATATTGGCAACAGCATCCACCACCAGCTTTATCAacacctcctccccttcccccacCCCGGCTGACTCTGCTGTCCCAGTGAGGAGGACCCCCTGTCCCCTGGCTGCTGCTGATTTCCTCAAGCTGAAGGCTCTGTCCATGGGCTCTCCCAAGGAGCTGAAGATCCGTCTGATCAAGGTGGAGAGTGGAAACCGAGAGACGTTCATCGCCTCCGAGGTCGAGGAGCGCAGGATCCCACTAAGAGAGGTCAGCATCAGACACACAGCCAGCGAGGTCGTCAGGTCCTGCAA gggggCGAAGGTGAACGGGAAGTTTCGGGAGTCCTATCTGCTCCCTGCTTTCTCTGTCAAGCCTGTCCTTAGCACCAACACACCCATCCCACGAGAGAAGCTCAACCCCCCCACACCAAGCATCTAT ttggagagtaagagagatgccttctccccagtcctcctccaatTCTGTACCGACCCCAAGAACCCTGTCACTGTCATCAGAGGCCTGGCTGGATCACTACGACTCA acCTGGGTCTGTTCTCCACTAAGTCTCTGGTGGAGGCCAATGCAGAGCATGCTGTGGAGGTGAGGACCCAGGTACAGCAGCCTGCTGATGAGAACTGGGACGCTACTGGTTCAGCTCAGACCTGGCCCTGCGAGAGCAGCCGCTCACACACCACCATCGCCAAGTACGCTGCGTACCAGGCCTCCAGCTTCCAGGAAAGCCTCCAG GAAGAGAAGGAcagtgaggatgaggatgaggatgaagagAAGAAGACTCTGTCTTCTGACCCATCAACCAACCCTGCATCTGGCACCAGCAAAACCAGCCCTACTGTGGTTACTAGCAAAGCAACTCCTACCAAAGTTGGCCCTACCCCTATTGCTAACACACTCAG GCCGGAGGCGAAATCAAATGGGAAGATTATCAAATTCGGCACCAACATCGACATCTCTGATCCTAAGCG GTGGAAGCCCCAGCTGCAGGAGCTGCTGAAGCTACCAGCCTTCATGCGTGTGGAGTACAATGGAAACATGCTGAGCCACGTGGGACACACCATCCTGGGCATGAACACCGTCCAGCTCTACATGAAGGTCCCCGGCAGCCGTACACCTG GCCACCAGGAGAATAATAACTTCTGCTCTGTGAATATCAACATTGGGCCGGGAGATTGTGAGTGGTTTGCAGTCCATGAACACTACTGGGAGCACATCAACAATTTCTGTGAGAA GTATGGAGTAGACTACCTGACTGGGTCCTGGTGGCCTGTTCTGGAGGACCTGTACTGCTCCAACATCCCAGTGTACCGCTTCATCCAGAGACCAGGGGACCTGGTGTGGATCAACGCAGGGTCCGTCCACTGGGTGCAGGCTGTGGGCTGGTGCAACAACATTGCCTGGAATGTGGGACCTCTCAACT CATACCAGTATCAACTGGCTCTGGAGCGTTTTGAGTGGAATGAGGTCAAGAAGGTCAAGTCCATCGTTCCGATGATCCATGTCACCTGGAATGTAGCCCGCACTATCAAGATCACCGACCAAAAAACCTACAAGatggtcaa acatTGTCTCCTACAGTCCATTAAGCACATTCAGATTCTGAGAGACCAGCTGGTTGCTGCAGGGAAGAAGATCTCTTATCAGAGCCGTGTGAAGGACGAACCAGCCTACTACTGCAACGAGTGTGAC GTGGAGGTGTTTGACCTGCTGtttgtaactagtgagtctggcAGCAGGAAGACCTACATGGTGCACTGTGAGGACTGTGCCCGGACTGTGTCCAAGAGCCCCTCGCTGGCAGGGGTAGTGGTGCTGGAGCAGTACTGCATGGAGGAGCTGATGAGAACCTATGACAGCATCTGTGtg actCCATCACCCTGCTCCAAGTGA